Genomic window (Streptosporangium brasiliense):
CGGGCGATCTCGCGGCGGACGGCGCGCAGCCGCCCGTGGCTCTCCAACTGGCCGGTCGCGGCCTGGAAGCGGAGGTTGAACAGCTCCTCCTTGGCTTCCTTCAGCTTCTGGACCAGGGTGTCCTGGTCCTCCACCCGCAGCTCACCGGCGGTCAGGCCCTTAGCCATCACGCCTCACCCACTTCACGCTTAACGAACCGGCACTTCATCGGGAGCTTGTGCATCGCACGACGCAGGGCTTCGCGAGCCACCGGCTCGGCGACGCCCGACAGCTCGAACATGATGCGGCCGGGCTTGACGTTGGCGATCCACCACTCCGGCGAACCCTTACCGGAACCCATGCGGGTCTCGGCCGGCTTCTTCGTGAGGGGACGGTCCGGGTAGATGTTGATCCAGACCTTGCCGCCACGCTTGATGTGACGGGTCATGGCGATACGAGCCGACTCGATCTGGCGGTTGGTCACGTAGGAGTGCTCAAGCGCCTGAATGCCGAACTCGCCGAACACGACCCTGGTGCCGCCCTTGGCGGCGCCGTGACGGTCGGGCCGGTGCTGCTTGCGGTGCTTGACCCTGCGCGGGATCAGCATGGTCAGCTCCCTTCAGCACCCGGCTGCGCAGCCGGGCCGGTCTCGGGGGCAGCCTGCGAGGCCGCCTCGGTCCTGGGTGCGCGGTCGCCACGGGCGGCGCCACCGCGACGGGGACGGTCGCCACCGGCGCCGCCGCCACGACGGGGACGGTCGCCACCGGCGCCGCCGCCGCGACGGTCGTCGCGGTCCCGACGCTGGCCCGCACGAGCACCGGCGGCAGCCGCCTCACGCTCGGCGCGGCTGGTCGGAGCCTCACCCTTGTAGATCCACACCTTCACGCCGATGCGGCCGAAGGTGGTACGGGCCTCGTAGAGGCCGTAGTCGATGTCCGCACGGAGGGTGTGCAGGGGCACGCGGCCCTCGCGGTAGAACTCCGAACGGGACATCTCAGCGCCGCCCAGACGGCCGGAGCACTGCACCCGGATGCCCTTGGCGCCGCTCTTCATGGCCGACTGCATCGCCTTGCGCATGGCCCGACGGAACGAGACACGGCTGGACAGCTGCTCGGCCACACCCTGAGCGACGAGCTGGGCGTCGATCTCGGGGTTCTTGACCTCGAGGATGTTCAGCTGGACCTGCTTCTTGGTCAGCTTCTCGAGGTCGCCACGGATCCGGTCCGCCTCGGCGCCGCGGCGGCCGATGACGATGCCCGGACGGGCGGTGTGAATGTCGACCTGAACCCGGTCGGTGGTCCGCTCGATCTCCACCTTGGAGATGCCGGCCCGCTCCATGCCCTTCTTGAGCATGCGGCGGATCGCCACGTCCTCGGCGACGTACGACTTGTAGAGCTTGTCGGCATACCACCGGCTCTTGAAGTCGGTCGTGACGCCGAGGCGGAACCCGTGCGGGTTAACCTTCTGACCCACTAGCGGGTCCTCCCCTTCGGCTCGCGGGACTCCACGATCACGGTGATGTGGCTCGTCCGCTTGTTGATCCGATAGGCACGACCCTGAGCGCGGGGACGGAACCGCTTCAGCGTCGGGCCCTCGTCGACCCAGGCACGGCTCACGAAGAGCGTGTCGCGGTCGAGCTTGAAGTTGTGCTCCGCGTTCGCAATGGCGCTGGACAGCACCTTGTACACGGTCTCGCTCGCCGACTGGGGAGCGAACTGCAGCACGGCCTGCGCCTCCGAAGCGGGCAGCCCGCGAATGAGGTCCACCACACGGCGGGCCTTCATGGGCGTGTGGCGCGCGAACCGCACCTGAGCCCTGGCTTCCATCGCTTACTCCTCTTACCTTCTGCTTCGTATGGGCCGAGTCCGTCTCGCCTCGCAACGATCGACCTGGCTTCCGCCCGTCGACCGTTCCCGGCTCGACCTCCTGGCCCTAAGGCGCTTACCGCCGGCTGCGGCGGTCTTCCTTGACGTGGCTGCGGAACGTCCGCGTCGGAGCGAACTCGCCGAGCTTGTGACCGATCATCGACTCGGTGACGAACACCGGGACGTGCTTGCGGCCGTCGTGAACGGCGATCGTGTGACCGAGCATGTCGGGCACGATCATGGAGCGCCGCGACCACGTCTTGATGACGTTCTTGGTGCCCTTCTCGTTCTGGACATCCACCTTCTTCTGAAGGTGGTCGTCCACGAAGGGACCCTTCTTAAGGCTACGTGGCATTTTGGCTGCTCCTACCGCTTCTTCCGCTTAGTCCGACGACGGATGATCAGCCGGTCGCTGGCCTTGTTCGCCGCACGAGTACGTCCCTCGGGCTTGCCCTTGGGGTTGACGGGGTGACGACCACCGGAGGTCTTACCCTCACCACCACCGTGCGGGTGGTCGACCGGGTTCATCGCGACACCGCGGACGGTGGGGCGCTTGCCCTTCCACCGCATACGGCCGGCCTTACCCCAGTTGATGTTGGCCTGCTCGGCGTTGCCGACCTGGCCGATGGAGGCCCGGCAGCGGACGTCGACCTGGCGCATTTCGCCGGAGGGCATACGCAGCGTGGCGTACTGGCCCTCCTTGGCGAGAAGCTGGATCTGCGCACCGGCGGACCGGCCCAGCTTGGCGCCGCCACCCGGACGGAGCTCCACCGCGTGGATGAAGGTACCGGTCGGGATGTTGCGCAGCGGGAGGCAGTTACCCGGCTTGATGTCGGCCGTGGGGCCGTTCTCAATCAGGTCGCCCTGCTTGAGGCCGGTCGGGCAGAGGATGTAGCGCTTCTCCCCGTCGGCGTAGTGCAGCAGAGCGATGCGGGACGTGCGGTTCGGGTCGTACTCGATGTGAGCGACCTTCGCCGGGATCCCGTCCTTGTCGTGGCGCCGGAAGTCGATGATCCGGTAAGCACGCTTGTGACCGCCACCCTGGTGGCGGGTGGTGACTCGGCCGTGGACGTTACGGCCGCCCTTGCTGTGCAGGGGCGCAAGCAGCGACTTCTCGGGCGTGCTGCGCGTGATCTCGGAAAAGTCCGAGACGCTGGCGCCGCGGCGACCCGGGGTCGTCGGCTTGAGTTTACGGATGCCCATCTTTTTCGTTCATCCTTCGTCGGTTAATCCGGGCGAATGCCCCCCGCCTCCCGGCGAGGGGCGTTCACCCCGTTACTTACTAAGCGAGCGGTTTCAGCCGACCTGACCGAAGATGTCGATCCGGTCGCCCTCAGCCAGGCTCACGATCGCGCGCTTGGTGCTGGGGCGCTGGCCGTAGCCGGCCCTGGTCCGCTTGCGCTTGCCCTGGCGGTTGATGGTGTTGACGCTGGCCACCTTGACGCCGAAGATCTGCTCAATGGCGATCTTGACCTGCGTCTTGTTGGCCGTCTTCCGCACCAGGAACGTGTACTTGTTGTGCTCGTCGATCAGGCCGTAGCTCTTCTCGGAGACAACCGGCTTGATGATGATGTCGCGCGGGTCGGCGATCTTCTCCATCAGGCGTCTTCCTTCCCGCTCTTGCTCAGACGCGCGACGACCTGGTCGTACGCTTCCTGAGTGAAAACGACGTCGTCGTAGCAGAGCACGTCGTAGGTGTTCAGCTGCCCGGCGTCCAGCAGGTGGACCTCGGGAGCGTTGCGCAGGCTCAGCCAGGTGAGCTCGTCGCCCTCGTCGACGACGACCAGGACGCTACGGGTCTGCGTGATCTTCCGCAGCGACTCGAGAGCCGCCTTGGTCTTCGGGGTCTCACCCTCGATCAGCGCGCTGACCACGTGAACGCGGCCACCGGCTGCCCTGTCGGAGAGGGCGCCGCGCAGCGCGGCGGCCTTCATCTTCTTGGGGGTCTTCTGGGAGTAGTCCCGGGGAAGCGGGCCGTGGACGGTGCCACCGCCGGCGAACTGCGGGGCGCGGGTCGAACCCTGACGGGCGCGGCCGGTGCCCTTCTGGCGGTACGGCTTCTTGCCGCCGCCGCTGACCTCACCGCGGGTCTTGGCCTTGTGGGTGCCCTGCCGGCGAGCGGCGAGCTGGGCCACGACGACCTGGTGGATCAGCGGGATGTTGACCTTGGCGCCGAAGATGTCACCAGGCAGGTCGACGGTGCCGGTCTTCGCCCCGCTCACGTCGAGGACGTCAATGGTGCTCACTTGGCAGCCCCCTTCTTGGCAGCGGTGCGGACGAGAACCAGGCTGCCGTTGGCGCCGGGGATCGCACCCTTGATCAGGATGAGGCCCTTCTCGGCGTCCACGGCGTGGACCTTGAGGCTCTGGATGGTGGTGCGGACGTTACCCATCCGACCGGCCATGCGCAGGCCCTTGAAGACGCGGCCCGGGGTGGCGCAGCCACCGATGGAACCCGGCGAACGGTGCTTGCGCTGGGTACCGTGCGAGGCGCTCAGACCCTTGAAGCCGTGGCGCTTCATGACACCGGCGAAGCCCTTGCCCTTGCTCTTGCCCGTCACGTCGACGAACTGGCCGGCCTCGAAGGTGTCGGCGAGGAGCTCCTGGCCCAGGGTGTAGTCGCTCGCGTCGTCGGTACGGATCTCCGCGAAGTAACGGCGCGGGGTGATGTCGTGCTTGCGCAGGTAGTCGCCGAGCGGCTTGTTGACCTTCCGCGGGTCGACCTGCCCGAAGCCGAGCTGCACGGCGGAGTAGCCGTCCTTCTCGGGGGTGCGGACGCGGGTCACGACGCACGGACCGGCCTCGACGACGGTCACCGGGACCATCCGGTTGTCCGCGTCGAAGACCTGGGTCATGCCGAGCTTCTTGCCCAGG
Coding sequences:
- the rpmC gene encoding 50S ribosomal protein L29, translated to MAKGLTAGELRVEDQDTLVQKLKEAKEELFNLRFQAATGQLESHGRLRAVRREIARIYTVMRERELGIVTVEKESIDG
- the rplP gene encoding 50S ribosomal protein L16 — its product is MLIPRRVKHRKQHRPDRHGAAKGGTRVVFGEFGIQALEHSYVTNRQIESARIAMTRHIKRGGKVWINIYPDRPLTKKPAETRMGSGKGSPEWWIANVKPGRIMFELSGVAEPVAREALRRAMHKLPMKCRFVKREVGEA
- the rpsC gene encoding 30S ribosomal protein S3 is translated as MGQKVNPHGFRLGVTTDFKSRWYADKLYKSYVAEDVAIRRMLKKGMERAGISKVEIERTTDRVQVDIHTARPGIVIGRRGAEADRIRGDLEKLTKKQVQLNILEVKNPEIDAQLVAQGVAEQLSSRVSFRRAMRKAMQSAMKSGAKGIRVQCSGRLGGAEMSRSEFYREGRVPLHTLRADIDYGLYEARTTFGRIGVKVWIYKGEAPTSRAEREAAAAGARAGQRRDRDDRRGGGAGGDRPRRGGGAGGDRPRRGGAARGDRAPRTEAASQAAPETGPAAQPGAEGS
- the rplV gene encoding 50S ribosomal protein L22 is translated as MEARAQVRFARHTPMKARRVVDLIRGLPASEAQAVLQFAPQSASETVYKVLSSAIANAEHNFKLDRDTLFVSRAWVDEGPTLKRFRPRAQGRAYRINKRTSHITVIVESREPKGRTR
- the rpsS gene encoding 30S ribosomal protein S19; protein product: MPRSLKKGPFVDDHLQKKVDVQNEKGTKNVIKTWSRRSMIVPDMLGHTIAVHDGRKHVPVFVTESMIGHKLGEFAPTRTFRSHVKEDRRSRR
- the rplB gene encoding 50S ribosomal protein L2 gives rise to the protein MGIRKLKPTTPGRRGASVSDFSEITRSTPEKSLLAPLHSKGGRNVHGRVTTRHQGGGHKRAYRIIDFRRHDKDGIPAKVAHIEYDPNRTSRIALLHYADGEKRYILCPTGLKQGDLIENGPTADIKPGNCLPLRNIPTGTFIHAVELRPGGGAKLGRSAGAQIQLLAKEGQYATLRMPSGEMRQVDVRCRASIGQVGNAEQANINWGKAGRMRWKGKRPTVRGVAMNPVDHPHGGGEGKTSGGRHPVNPKGKPEGRTRAANKASDRLIIRRRTKRKKR
- the rplW gene encoding 50S ribosomal protein L23 translates to MEKIADPRDIIIKPVVSEKSYGLIDEHNKYTFLVRKTANKTQVKIAIEQIFGVKVASVNTINRQGKRKRTRAGYGQRPSTKRAIVSLAEGDRIDIFGQVG
- the rplD gene encoding 50S ribosomal protein L4 is translated as MSTIDVLDVSGAKTGTVDLPGDIFGAKVNIPLIHQVVVAQLAARRQGTHKAKTRGEVSGGGKKPYRQKGTGRARQGSTRAPQFAGGGTVHGPLPRDYSQKTPKKMKAAALRGALSDRAAGGRVHVVSALIEGETPKTKAALESLRKITQTRSVLVVVDEGDELTWLSLRNAPEVHLLDAGQLNTYDVLCYDDVVFTQEAYDQVVARLSKSGKEDA
- the rplC gene encoding 50S ribosomal protein L3, which translates into the protein MAKQIKGVLGKKLGMTQVFDADNRMVPVTVVEAGPCVVTRVRTPEKDGYSAVQLGFGQVDPRKVNKPLGDYLRKHDITPRRYFAEIRTDDASDYTLGQELLADTFEAGQFVDVTGKSKGKGFAGVMKRHGFKGLSASHGTQRKHRSPGSIGGCATPGRVFKGLRMAGRMGNVRTTIQSLKVHAVDAEKGLILIKGAIPGANGSLVLVRTAAKKGAAK